From one Gemmatimonadota bacterium genomic stretch:
- a CDS encoding ABC transporter ATP-binding protein: MRGMVKHYPGVTAVDGVDLECGAGEIHAIAGENGAGKSTLMRILYGMTRPDGGEMEVNGKSHAPAGPRDALTSGVGMVHQHFMLIPPFTVLENAILGEEPRRGGVRIDRERARAELLATAEAYGMDLDPDAPVEDLSVGERQRLEIIKVLMRGARVLILDEPTAVLVPSEVRALMETLRSLAADGASIVFITHRLREVLELADRVTVMRAGRVVGVRDAASSSERDLAKLMVGREPAPPDGTPRQAPGEPVLTLRSVGEKGGRAAGRLRDVSFDVRAGEILGIAGVEGNGQRELTEILGGLRPFAGEVHLGGESIAGVSPGEIRRMGLAHVPEDRVLGGLVGPMTVGENLILGREAQGRFRSGLSLHPGRIKEYAESRIRTFDIRPADPGVKAESLSGGNQQKVVFAREAEGEPRILVAAHPTRGVDVGAMEAIHREILALRDAGVGILLVSADLSEVLMLSDRIVVLYTGLIAKEFRRGEADEESLGVVMTGGTLDDQVA; the protein is encoded by the coding sequence ATGCGTGGGATGGTGAAGCACTACCCCGGCGTGACCGCCGTGGATGGAGTGGATCTGGAGTGCGGCGCGGGAGAGATCCACGCCATTGCCGGAGAGAACGGCGCCGGCAAGTCGACACTGATGCGGATTCTTTACGGGATGACTCGCCCGGACGGGGGCGAGATGGAAGTGAATGGTAAGTCCCACGCTCCTGCCGGGCCACGCGACGCACTGACGAGCGGCGTCGGAATGGTCCACCAGCACTTCATGCTGATTCCCCCGTTTACGGTTCTGGAGAACGCCATACTGGGCGAAGAACCGAGGCGCGGCGGCGTCCGGATCGATCGGGAGCGTGCCCGCGCGGAACTCCTGGCGACGGCGGAGGCTTACGGCATGGACCTGGATCCGGATGCGCCCGTGGAGGATCTCTCGGTCGGGGAGCGTCAGCGTCTGGAGATCATCAAGGTTCTCATGCGCGGCGCGCGTGTTCTCATTCTCGACGAGCCGACCGCGGTGCTTGTGCCCTCGGAAGTGCGCGCACTCATGGAAACGCTCCGGTCGCTGGCCGCGGATGGCGCGTCCATCGTCTTCATCACGCATCGACTGCGCGAAGTGCTGGAACTGGCGGATCGCGTGACCGTGATGCGTGCGGGGCGCGTGGTTGGCGTACGCGACGCGGCCTCCTCTTCCGAGCGGGATCTCGCGAAACTCATGGTCGGGCGGGAACCCGCGCCGCCGGACGGGACGCCAAGACAGGCTCCCGGGGAGCCGGTGCTTACCCTCCGCTCGGTGGGCGAAAAGGGAGGCCGGGCGGCGGGCCGTCTTCGGGATGTGAGCTTTGATGTGCGTGCGGGAGAGATCCTCGGCATTGCGGGAGTGGAAGGCAACGGACAGCGCGAACTGACGGAGATTCTCGGGGGGTTGCGGCCCTTTGCCGGGGAAGTCCATCTGGGCGGAGAGAGCATCGCGGGGGTCTCTCCCGGCGAGATCCGCCGGATGGGGCTGGCCCATGTTCCGGAGGATCGCGTGCTCGGGGGGCTGGTGGGTCCGATGACGGTGGGCGAAAACCTGATTCTCGGACGCGAGGCCCAGGGGCGGTTCCGCAGCGGACTGTCGCTTCATCCGGGGCGGATCAAAGAGTACGCGGAGTCGAGAATCCGCACGTTCGACATTCGTCCCGCGGATCCGGGAGTGAAGGCGGAGTCGTTGTCGGGCGGGAATCAACAGAAGGTGGTCTTTGCGCGGGAGGCGGAGGGTGAGCCGCGGATTCTGGTGGCGGCACATCCGACCCGTGGCGTGGATGTCGGAGCAATGGAGGCCATCCACCGGGAGATCCTGGCGCTTCGGGATGCGGGAGTGGGGATCCTGCTGGTGAGCGCGGACCTGTCGGAAGTG
- a CDS encoding glycosyltransferase family 2 protein yields MNPPTVSVCMIAQNEGGRIGKAVESVRWADEVVVIDGGSTDGTVEEARGAGAKVLEIPWPGNFAEQIVRSVDATTGEWVFRLDADEVVTGELARQIRSTVEKPDAVDGYRVRRRNRFLGRWIRHGGWWPDPQLRLVRRECVCVRGAPGHETLHMDGVPGNLTGALEHDTHPTLAASFSRVARYSEHLGPDRARRKRIRPVHLVAHPAAAFLRKFVVQSGWRDGVHGFLIAGIHSMVKFAVYARAWDIQREESSR; encoded by the coding sequence GTGAATCCGCCGACCGTCTCCGTATGCATGATTGCCCAGAATGAAGGAGGGCGGATCGGCAAGGCGGTCGAGTCCGTGCGCTGGGCGGACGAGGTGGTGGTCATCGACGGAGGGAGTACGGACGGGACCGTGGAGGAAGCTCGCGGGGCGGGGGCGAAGGTGCTGGAGATCCCCTGGCCGGGGAACTTCGCGGAGCAGATTGTGCGGTCCGTGGATGCGACGACGGGAGAGTGGGTCTTTCGACTCGATGCGGATGAAGTGGTGACCGGGGAACTGGCGCGCCAGATCCGCAGCACCGTCGAGAAGCCGGATGCCGTGGATGGATATCGTGTGCGTCGAAGGAACCGGTTCCTGGGTCGGTGGATTCGCCATGGGGGCTGGTGGCCGGATCCGCAGCTTCGTCTGGTTCGGAGGGAATGTGTCTGCGTGCGGGGAGCACCCGGGCATGAGACGCTGCACATGGATGGCGTGCCGGGGAATCTGACCGGCGCTCTGGAACACGACACCCACCCGACGCTGGCCGCTTCGTTCTCCCGCGTTGCGCGTTATTCGGAGCACCTGGGGCCGGACCGCGCCCGTCGGAAACGGATTCGCCCGGTTCATCTTGTGGCACATCCCGCAGCGGCCTTCCTTCGGAAGTTCGTGGTTCAGTCCGGATGGCGCGACGGGGTCCACGGGTTTCTCATTGCGGGGATCCACTCCATGGTGAAGTTCGCCGTGTACGCAAGGGCGTGGGACATTCAGCGAGAGGAGTCCTCGCGGTGA
- a CDS encoding BMP family ABC transporter substrate-binding protein produces the protein MRIVVLRFPKRSLIVKVTMAVLAVLAVLLPGCGGGSGGGESGDSAFRVGMVFDVGGKGDRSFNDSAFEGMDRARRELGIVASEFEPSGDSDREVGLRKLAAHGYEVVVGVGFLFTDSIRSVATDFPETHFVLVDGYIEDMPNVVSLVFRENEGSFLVGALAAMASKTGVVGFVGGMDIPLIHKFEAGYAAGAQRVNPDARVLVGYAGVRPEAFTDPVRGKEIALSQFRQRADVVFHAAGVTGLGVIEAAREKGLFAIGVDANQNDVAPGTVLTSMIKRVDNAVYRAILASHSGEFRGGLLELGLAEGGVGYSVDEHNRHLLTPEMLEVIQALSDSVIAGEIEIPVETGRS, from the coding sequence GTGCGCATCGTCGTCCTTCGCTTCCCGAAAAGGAGTCTGATTGTGAAAGTGACCATGGCCGTGCTGGCGGTGCTTGCCGTGCTGCTTCCCGGGTGCGGTGGAGGCTCGGGCGGCGGAGAGTCCGGGGATTCCGCCTTTCGTGTGGGAATGGTGTTCGATGTCGGAGGGAAGGGAGATCGCTCCTTCAACGATTCCGCATTCGAAGGCATGGATCGGGCCCGCCGGGAACTGGGGATCGTGGCATCCGAGTTCGAACCCAGCGGGGACTCGGACCGGGAGGTCGGTCTTCGCAAGCTGGCGGCTCACGGTTACGAGGTCGTCGTTGGCGTGGGCTTCCTGTTCACCGACTCCATTCGTTCCGTGGCGACGGACTTTCCAGAAACGCACTTCGTTCTGGTCGACGGGTATATCGAAGACATGCCCAATGTCGTGTCACTGGTCTTCCGGGAAAACGAGGGTTCGTTTCTCGTGGGGGCGCTGGCGGCGATGGCTTCCAAGACGGGGGTGGTGGGTTTTGTCGGCGGGATGGACATTCCGCTGATTCACAAGTTTGAAGCGGGATACGCCGCGGGGGCGCAACGCGTGAATCCCGACGCTCGGGTTCTCGTGGGGTACGCGGGTGTTCGCCCGGAGGCGTTTACCGATCCGGTGCGCGGAAAGGAGATTGCGCTCTCCCAGTTCCGGCAGCGTGCGGATGTCGTTTTCCATGCGGCGGGCGTCACCGGGCTGGGAGTGATTGAGGCTGCGCGCGAGAAAGGTCTCTTCGCGATCGGTGTGGACGCGAATCAGAACGATGTCGCGCCGGGGACGGTCCTGACCTCCATGATCAAGCGTGTCGACAACGCGGTCTACCGGGCCATCCTGGCGTCGCATTCCGGGGAGTTTCGGGGTGGCCTCCTGGAACTGGGGCTGGCGGAAGGCGGGGTCGGTTACTCGGTGGATGAACACAATCGCCATCTCCTCACACCGGAAATGCTCGAGGTGATACAAGCTCTTTCGGACTCCGTGATTGCCGGCGAGATCGAGATTCCCGTGGAGACCGGGCGTTCGTGA